A single Pseudomonas putida DNA region contains:
- a CDS encoding biliverdin-producing heme oxygenase translates to MPSTTPSPLLLALREGTRDCHKALEARLPFFSPGFDSAAYRRLLQAYYGFHAPLENQLSDYQGPERRKAAALARDLRALDLTEADIGALPLCQALPAIRDEASALGVMYVLEGSTLGGQVLKRAMAERLGIGHDSGAAFLDVYGELTGSYWRSFLERLGQASAAAPAQATTVQAAIDTFGHFEAWLGQRNVLN, encoded by the coding sequence ATGCCCAGCACCACACCCAGCCCCTTGCTGCTCGCCCTGCGCGAAGGCACCCGCGACTGCCACAAGGCGCTGGAGGCGCGCCTGCCCTTCTTCAGCCCTGGCTTCGATAGCGCGGCTTACCGTCGCCTGCTGCAGGCCTACTATGGCTTTCATGCCCCTCTGGAAAATCAGCTGAGCGACTATCAGGGTCCAGAGCGCCGCAAGGCTGCGGCCTTGGCCCGCGATCTGCGGGCTCTGGACCTGACTGAAGCCGACATTGGCGCCCTGCCACTGTGCCAGGCACTGCCCGCCATCCGCGACGAGGCCAGCGCGCTGGGTGTTATGTACGTCCTGGAAGGCTCGACCTTGGGTGGCCAGGTACTCAAGCGAGCGATGGCCGAGCGCCTGGGCATCGGCCACGACAGCGGTGCAGCCTTCCTCGACGTGTACGGCGAGCTGACCGGCAGCTACTGGCGAAGCTTCCTCGAAAGGCTTGGCCAGGCATCGGCGGCAGCGCCGGCACAGGCCACCACGGTACAGGCCGCCATCGACACGTTCGGCCATTTCGAAGCGTGGCTCGGCCAGCGCAATGTCTTGAATTAG
- a CDS encoding sulfite exporter TauE/SafE family protein, which yields MDVGSFGFTIAGLVVGFIVGMTGVGGGSLMTPILLWFGINPATAVGTDLLYAAITKGSGVWVHARQKNIDWKITGLLSLGSVPAAALTLWFLSTLHTDTTALNAIIKQGLAVVLILTALAILFKSRLQAFASRHAGDHYHLSDRSLNTLTVLTGVVLGVMVTLTSIGAGALGTVALFLLYPFLATRRLVGTEIAHAVPLTLVAGIGHAGMGNMDWSLLGYLLLGSLPGIYMGSHLTGRISDRVLRPCLAAMLLLIGYKLAF from the coding sequence ATGGATGTAGGTTCTTTCGGTTTCACCATTGCCGGACTGGTTGTGGGCTTCATCGTCGGTATGACCGGCGTCGGTGGCGGCTCGCTGATGACCCCGATCCTGCTGTGGTTCGGTATCAACCCGGCAACAGCCGTGGGCACCGACCTGCTGTATGCCGCCATCACCAAGGGCAGTGGCGTCTGGGTACATGCCCGGCAGAAGAACATCGACTGGAAGATCACCGGCCTGCTCAGCCTCGGCAGCGTGCCGGCAGCAGCCCTCACCCTGTGGTTCCTCAGTACCCTGCATACCGACACCACGGCGCTGAACGCAATCATCAAGCAGGGCCTGGCGGTGGTGCTGATCCTCACTGCGCTGGCGATCCTGTTCAAGTCGCGCCTGCAAGCGTTTGCCAGCCGCCACGCCGGTGATCACTACCACCTCAGCGACCGCAGCCTGAACACCCTCACCGTGCTGACCGGCGTGGTACTGGGCGTCATGGTCACCCTGACGTCGATCGGCGCTGGGGCATTGGGCACCGTGGCGCTGTTCCTGCTCTACCCGTTCCTTGCCACACGCCGCCTGGTCGGTACCGAAATCGCCCACGCCGTGCCCCTGACCCTGGTCGCCGGTATCGGCCACGCCGGCATGGGCAACATGGACTGGTCGCTGCTGGGCTACCTGCTGCTGGGCTCGCTGCCGGGCATCTACATGGGCAGCCACCTCACCGGGCGTATCTCCGACCGCGTGCTGCGCCCTTGCCTGGCGGCCATGTTGCTGCTGATCGGCTACAAGCTGGCATTCTGA
- a CDS encoding histidine phosphatase family protein: MKAVRLTLLCHALTQAQKSGRLAQPDDGILPLAGEPLAIAPGTQLLAAPERRAAQTAAWLSSQVQSEPALADCALGHWQGLPLKQLQAEQPQALAQWLNDPFCAPHGGESFAHVCERVGVWLMAFDRPGEWLAVTHPWVIRAALVTVLECPLAAAQRIDVLPLSCIELSFTGQWRLRLG; encoded by the coding sequence GTGAAAGCCGTACGCCTGACCTTGCTCTGCCACGCCCTGACCCAGGCCCAGAAAAGCGGGCGTCTGGCGCAGCCCGACGACGGCATTTTACCCTTGGCCGGGGAGCCTTTGGCGATCGCCCCCGGCACGCAGCTGCTGGCTGCGCCGGAGCGGCGTGCGGCACAGACGGCGGCGTGGCTTTCGTCGCAGGTGCAGAGCGAGCCGGCGTTGGCCGATTGCGCCCTCGGCCATTGGCAGGGTTTGCCGCTCAAGCAATTGCAGGCCGAACAGCCGCAGGCGTTGGCACAGTGGCTCAATGACCCATTCTGCGCGCCCCATGGCGGTGAGTCGTTCGCGCACGTGTGCGAACGCGTGGGGGTGTGGTTGATGGCCTTCGACAGGCCGGGGGAATGGCTGGCGGTGACTCACCCCTGGGTGATTCGCGCTGCGCTGGTGACGGTGCTGGAGTGCCCGCTGGCTGCCGCGCAGCGGATCGATGTGCTGCCGTTGTCGTGTATCGAGTTGAGCTTTACCGGGCAATGGCGCTTGCGTCTGGGCTGA
- a CDS encoding helix-turn-helix domain-containing protein, which yields MPDARPAALPLLDRAEVGGRLRQVRKARQMTLKQLSELSGVPVSTLSKMELAQVSVSYEKLAAAARALNVDIAHLFRASGPVVQAVAAPVTVVVDSLPAAAGYSTGTYDYHPIAGAFPERRMTPAYARIIARERGQFDDFIRHPGQEFAVVLSGRVRIEFETGEAVSIGPQETAYFDSQVGHIYLSESEDGGDAHVMVVMTDR from the coding sequence ATGCCTGATGCCCGCCCTGCTGCCCTGCCCTTGCTAGACCGCGCCGAAGTCGGCGGACGCCTGCGCCAGGTGCGCAAGGCACGCCAGATGACCCTCAAGCAATTGTCCGAGCTCAGTGGCGTGCCGGTGTCGACGTTGTCGAAGATGGAGCTGGCGCAAGTTTCGGTGAGCTACGAAAAACTGGCTGCCGCCGCCCGCGCCCTGAATGTCGACATTGCCCATCTGTTCCGCGCCAGCGGCCCAGTGGTGCAAGCCGTCGCGGCGCCGGTGACCGTGGTGGTCGACTCGTTGCCCGCTGCCGCCGGGTATTCCACAGGCACCTACGATTACCACCCGATCGCCGGTGCCTTCCCGGAGCGGCGCATGACTCCCGCCTACGCCCGCATCATCGCTCGCGAACGCGGCCAGTTCGACGATTTTATCCGCCACCCGGGCCAGGAGTTCGCGGTGGTGCTGAGCGGCCGGGTACGTATTGAATTTGAAACCGGCGAGGCCGTCAGCATCGGCCCGCAGGAAACGGCGTACTTCGACAGCCAGGTCGGGCACATCTACCTCTCGGAAAGCGAGGATGGCGGCGATGCCCATGTGATGGTGGTGATGACCGATCGCTGA